In the Pseudolabrys taiwanensis genome, one interval contains:
- the corA gene encoding magnesium/cobalt transporter CorA gives MLSVYVPRGPTLERVSLEPGTPPPEAAVWIDLISPTVQEDKLVEQLLGIAVPTREEMQEIEVSSRLYVENGARYMTATLMCQSETASPKTTAVTFILAGHRLATVRYDDPRPFALVEHRLARACPPKVSGDTVLSDLLDAVVDRSADILERIGADVDQISHAIFEPEEQGGRGTYNDILKALGRKGDLTSKVRESLVSVGRVLSFLANEAEGMKWPKDARTQLQSMQRDVVSLSDHATYLSAKVTFLLDAMLGVVNLQQNNIIKIFSVAAVVFMPPTLVASIYGMNFKSMPELQWHFGYPIAIGMMILAAILPYLYFKWRKWL, from the coding sequence ATGCTCTCGGTCTATGTCCCGCGCGGCCCGACGCTCGAACGTGTCTCGCTCGAACCCGGTACGCCGCCGCCGGAGGCGGCCGTGTGGATTGATCTGATCTCCCCGACCGTCCAAGAGGACAAGCTGGTCGAGCAATTGCTCGGCATCGCGGTACCGACGCGCGAAGAGATGCAGGAAATCGAGGTTTCGAGCCGCCTCTACGTCGAGAACGGCGCGCGTTATATGACGGCCACGCTGATGTGCCAGTCGGAGACCGCGTCGCCGAAGACCACGGCAGTCACCTTCATTCTGGCGGGGCACAGGCTGGCGACGGTGCGCTACGACGACCCGCGTCCTTTTGCGCTGGTCGAACACCGGCTGGCGCGCGCTTGCCCGCCAAAGGTTTCCGGTGACACGGTATTGTCCGATCTGCTGGATGCGGTGGTCGACCGCTCCGCCGATATTCTGGAGCGCATCGGCGCGGACGTCGACCAAATCTCGCACGCGATCTTCGAGCCGGAGGAACAGGGCGGGCGCGGCACTTACAACGACATCCTCAAGGCGCTCGGCCGCAAGGGCGATCTCACCTCGAAGGTGCGCGAAAGCCTGGTGTCCGTTGGTCGCGTCTTGTCGTTTCTCGCCAACGAAGCTGAGGGAATGAAGTGGCCGAAGGATGCGCGCACGCAGTTGCAGTCGATGCAGCGTGACGTGGTCTCGCTTTCCGACCATGCCACTTATCTCAGCGCCAAGGTGACGTTCCTGCTCGATGCCATGCTCGGCGTCGTCAATCTGCAGCAGAACAACATCATCAAGATCTTCTCGGTCGCCGCGGTGGTGTTCATGCCGCCGACGCTGGTCGCGTCGATCTACGGCATGAACTTCAAGTCCATGCCCGAGCTTCAATGGCACTTCGGCTATCCGATCGCGATCGGTATGATGATCTTAGCGGCGATCCTGCCGTATCTTTATTTTAAATGGCGTAAGTGGCTTTAG
- a CDS encoding TorF family putative porin: MKKLVLSVVAACAVSAAAPALAADMAVKAVKAPVVAAPSPWDIAFGSAIMNDYMWRGYTQSAHRPSVAAYFEPRYNITDTLQLYAGMSAESIKFPNKASAEVDFYGGIRPTVGPVAFDIGFWYYYYPGGDSTYIQNGAITPAFKNASFYEVYGKATWTVNDLIALGGNINYTPSYLGTGAWGTYYSGTAKFTAPGTWFPNGIGAYLSGEVGRQELGTTDVLSVDGFAPVAATKLPSYTTWNVGVGFTWKVFTVDLRYSDTNLSRSDCALLTGDPGASPTGAGGALESRWCGATFIAKLSADLTLGALK, translated from the coding sequence ATGAAAAAGCTAGTTTTGTCGGTTGTTGCGGCATGCGCAGTCTCTGCTGCCGCGCCCGCCCTTGCGGCGGATATGGCGGTGAAGGCCGTCAAGGCGCCGGTCGTCGCGGCGCCGAGCCCGTGGGACATCGCCTTCGGCTCCGCGATCATGAATGATTACATGTGGCGCGGTTACACGCAGTCGGCCCATCGGCCGTCGGTCGCTGCGTACTTCGAGCCGCGCTACAACATCACCGATACGCTGCAGCTGTACGCCGGCATGTCGGCCGAGAGCATCAAATTCCCGAACAAGGCTTCCGCCGAAGTCGACTTCTATGGCGGTATCCGCCCGACTGTCGGTCCGGTCGCCTTCGATATCGGCTTCTGGTACTACTACTATCCCGGCGGCGACAGCACCTACATCCAGAACGGCGCCATCACGCCGGCCTTCAAGAACGCGAGCTTCTACGAAGTCTACGGCAAGGCCACCTGGACCGTTAACGACCTCATCGCTCTCGGCGGCAACATCAACTACACGCCGAGCTACCTCGGCACCGGCGCGTGGGGCACCTACTATTCGGGCACGGCGAAGTTCACCGCGCCGGGCACTTGGTTCCCGAACGGCATCGGCGCCTACCTCTCGGGCGAAGTTGGCCGTCAGGAGCTCGGGACCACGGACGTGCTGAGCGTCGATGGTTTCGCGCCGGTCGCGGCGACGAAGCTGCCGAGCTACACGACCTGGAACGTCGGCGTCGGCTTCACCTGGAAGGTCTTCACCGTCGACCTGCGTTACTCGGACACGAACTTGTCGCGCAGCGACTGCGCCCTGCTCACCGGCGATCCGGGTGCTTCGCCGACCGGTGCTGGCGGCGCTCTCGAGTCGCGCTGGTGCGGTGCGACCTTCATCGCCAAGCTCTCGGCTGACCTCACGCTCGGCGCTCTGAAGTAA
- a CDS encoding ABC transporter ATP-binding protein/permease produces the protein MRRMISTLATVWRIASPYFSSEDRWPARLLLAAIIAIELGIVAINVLLNQWNARFYNALQDRNWDSFVYELGYFCVLATIFIIVAVYQLYLNQWLQIRWRRWMTRTYLDHWLAGSNHYRMQLLGDAADNPDQRIAEDIRLFIDGGILPLGLGLLNSVVTLGSFGVILWNLSATAPLHLFGVAWNIPGYLFWAALLYAILGTALTHWIGRPLVALNYQQQRYEADFRFNLVRVRENSEQIALLEGEPAERDQLLGRFGQLVDNWMAIMKRTKRLTFLTAGYGQVASVFPIIVISPAYFAGAVQLGGLTQTASAFSSVQGALSFFVDAYRRLAEWGAVIERLNGFDQSVAAARAVAKTPPVIAVKPDDGGVVAFEDLTVKLPSGVPLVNAHDISIKQGERVLVSGPSGAGKSTLFRALAGVWPFGQGRIHVPKNAKVMILPQRPYFPIAPLAQAVAYPAEPGQFDAEKVAAAIAAVGLPALAERIDEEAHWNRMLSLGEQQRLGIARALLYVPDYLFLDEATASLDEPSEAAVYRILTERLPQTTIVSIGHRSTLVAFHQRRLGFTRDGSQFALRDESLTPAE, from the coding sequence GTGAGACGCATGATTTCGACCCTTGCCACCGTCTGGCGGATCGCCAGTCCCTACTTTTCGTCGGAGGATCGCTGGCCCGCCCGCCTGCTGCTCGCGGCGATCATCGCCATCGAGCTGGGCATCGTCGCGATCAACGTCCTGCTCAACCAATGGAACGCGCGCTTTTACAACGCGCTGCAGGACCGCAATTGGGATTCCTTCGTCTACGAGCTCGGCTATTTCTGCGTTCTGGCGACCATCTTCATCATCGTCGCCGTCTACCAGCTCTACTTGAACCAGTGGCTGCAGATCCGCTGGCGGCGCTGGATGACGCGCACCTATCTCGACCATTGGCTCGCCGGGTCCAACCATTACCGGATGCAGTTGCTCGGCGACGCCGCCGATAACCCCGATCAACGCATCGCCGAGGACATCCGCCTGTTCATCGACGGCGGCATCCTGCCACTCGGTCTCGGCCTGTTGAACTCAGTGGTGACGCTCGGCTCTTTCGGCGTGATCCTATGGAATTTATCGGCGACCGCGCCGTTACATCTGTTCGGTGTCGCCTGGAATATTCCCGGCTACCTGTTCTGGGCGGCTCTGCTCTACGCCATTCTCGGCACGGCGCTCACCCATTGGATCGGCCGTCCGCTGGTCGCGCTGAACTATCAGCAACAGCGCTACGAAGCCGACTTCCGTTTCAACCTCGTGCGCGTACGCGAGAATTCCGAACAGATCGCGCTGCTCGAGGGCGAGCCGGCCGAGCGCGACCAACTGCTGGGACGCTTCGGTCAATTGGTCGACAACTGGATGGCGATCATGAAGCGCACCAAGCGGCTGACCTTCCTCACCGCCGGTTACGGCCAGGTGGCCTCCGTCTTTCCGATCATCGTCATCAGCCCTGCTTATTTCGCCGGCGCGGTGCAGCTGGGCGGCCTGACGCAGACCGCCTCCGCCTTCAGCAGCGTGCAAGGCGCACTGTCGTTCTTCGTCGACGCCTATCGGCGCCTCGCCGAATGGGGCGCGGTGATCGAGCGCTTGAACGGCTTCGACCAGTCGGTGGCCGCCGCGCGCGCGGTGGCGAAGACGCCGCCGGTGATCGCGGTCAAGCCCGACGACGGCGGCGTGGTGGCCTTCGAAGACCTGACGGTCAAGCTGCCGAGCGGCGTGCCGCTGGTGAACGCGCATGACATCTCCATCAAGCAAGGCGAGCGCGTTCTGGTGAGCGGGCCGTCGGGCGCCGGCAAATCGACGCTATTCCGCGCCCTGGCCGGCGTCTGGCCATTCGGGCAAGGCCGCATCCACGTGCCCAAGAACGCCAAGGTGATGATCCTGCCGCAGCGGCCCTACTTCCCGATCGCGCCGCTCGCGCAGGCCGTTGCCTATCCCGCGGAGCCGGGCCAGTTCGACGCGGAGAAAGTCGCGGCGGCCATCGCCGCTGTCGGCTTACCGGCACTCGCCGAGCGAATCGACGAGGAAGCGCATTGGAATCGCATGCTGTCGCTCGGCGAGCAGCAGCGACTCGGCATCGCGCGCGCGCTGCTATATGTGCCGGACTATCTCTTTCTCGACGAAGCCACCGCATCGCTCGACGAGCCCTCGGAGGCCGCGGTCTATCGCATCCTCACGGAACGGTTGCCGCAGACGACCATCGTGTCGATCGGCCATCGCAGCACGCTGGTCGCCTTCCACCAGCGGCGGCTGGGCTTCACACGTGACGGCAGCCAATTCGCGTTGCGCGACGAGAGTCTCACGCCAGCCGAGTAA
- a CDS encoding TRAP transporter substrate-binding protein translates to MTKVGNTTRATRRRFLGGAAVAGVATVAGPAVVKAQGPISMRWQSTWPSKDIFHEFALDYAKKVNDMTGGDLKIEVLPAGAVVPAFGLLDGVSKGVLDGGHGVLVYHYGKQTALALWGSGPAFGMDANMLLSWHKYGGGKELLSELYSSIGANVVSFPYGPMPTQPLGWFKKPIAKADDMKGLKYRTVGISIDVFTGMGAAVNALPGGEIVSAMDRGLLDAAEFNNASSDKALGFADVSKVCMLQSFHQNAEQFEIMFNKDKYNALPEKMRAIIANAVDAASADMSWKAIDRYSQDYVELQQKNGVKFYKTPDAILKQQIEIYDDVAKKKAAENPLFKKILQSQLAFAERAARWEQDTVVNRRMAFDHYFGANGAAKKI, encoded by the coding sequence ATGACCAAGGTAGGGAACACTACACGTGCGACTCGTCGCCGGTTTCTCGGCGGCGCCGCGGTCGCGGGCGTAGCCACGGTGGCGGGGCCGGCGGTCGTCAAGGCGCAGGGTCCGATCAGCATGCGCTGGCAGAGCACCTGGCCGTCGAAGGACATCTTCCACGAATTCGCGCTCGACTACGCCAAGAAGGTCAACGACATGACCGGCGGCGATCTCAAGATCGAGGTGCTGCCCGCCGGCGCGGTCGTGCCGGCCTTCGGCCTGCTCGACGGCGTGTCGAAAGGCGTGCTCGACGGTGGCCACGGCGTGCTCGTCTATCACTACGGCAAGCAGACCGCGCTCGCCCTGTGGGGCTCGGGGCCGGCCTTTGGCATGGACGCGAACATGCTGCTGTCCTGGCACAAATACGGCGGCGGCAAAGAGCTGTTGAGCGAGCTCTATTCGTCGATTGGCGCCAACGTCGTGTCGTTCCCCTATGGGCCGATGCCGACGCAGCCGCTCGGCTGGTTCAAGAAGCCGATCGCCAAAGCCGACGACATGAAGGGCCTCAAGTATCGCACCGTCGGCATTTCCATCGACGTGTTCACCGGCATGGGCGCGGCGGTGAACGCATTGCCCGGAGGCGAGATCGTCTCGGCGATGGACCGCGGCCTGCTCGACGCGGCGGAGTTCAACAACGCCTCGTCGGACAAGGCACTCGGCTTCGCCGACGTTTCGAAGGTCTGCATGCTGCAGAGCTTCCACCAGAACGCCGAGCAGTTCGAGATCATGTTCAACAAGGACAAGTACAACGCGCTGCCGGAGAAGATGCGGGCGATCATCGCCAACGCGGTCGATGCGGCGAGCGCCGACATGTCCTGGAAGGCCATCGATCGCTATTCGCAGGATTATGTCGAACTGCAGCAGAAGAACGGCGTGAAGTTCTACAAGACGCCGGATGCGATCCTCAAGCAGCAGATCGAGATCTACGACGACGTCGCCAAGAAGAAGGCGGCCGAGAATCCGCTGTTCAAGAAGATCCTGCAGTCGCAGCTCGCCTTCGCCGAACGGGCGGCGCGCTGGGAGCAGGACACGGTCGTCAACCGCCGCATGGCGTTCGACCACTACTTCGGCGCCAACGGCGCGGCGAAGAAGATTTAA
- a CDS encoding TRAP transporter small permease subunit translates to MQAQRFLHAIDGISTWVGKAAAWLIIILMLAVCIEVFKRYIMNMPTAWIFDLTNMLYGTLFMLAGAYTLAQNAHVRGDFLYSSMRPRTQAAFDLVLYVVFFIPGIAALIYAGADYAADSWRIAEHSNVTANGPPVYHFKTVIPIAGALVMLQGVAEIVRAIVCLKTGEWPSRLHDVAEMDVVGEQLANSEYVDEESRKTAIERAQEIDEVARQRGMGGDLNK, encoded by the coding sequence ATGCAAGCGCAGCGATTCCTACACGCGATCGACGGCATCAGCACGTGGGTCGGCAAGGCGGCGGCGTGGCTGATCATCATCTTGATGCTCGCGGTCTGTATCGAGGTGTTCAAGCGTTACATCATGAACATGCCGACGGCATGGATCTTCGATCTCACCAACATGCTGTACGGCACGTTGTTCATGCTGGCGGGCGCCTACACCTTGGCGCAGAACGCGCATGTGCGGGGCGACTTTCTCTACTCCTCGATGCGGCCGCGGACGCAGGCCGCCTTCGATCTCGTGCTCTACGTCGTGTTCTTCATTCCCGGCATTGCCGCGCTCATCTATGCCGGCGCCGATTATGCCGCGGACTCCTGGCGCATCGCCGAGCACTCGAACGTTACCGCTAACGGACCACCAGTCTATCATTTCAAGACGGTCATTCCGATCGCCGGCGCGCTGGTCATGCTGCAAGGCGTCGCCGAGATCGTGCGCGCGATCGTCTGCTTGAAGACGGGCGAATGGCCGAGCCGCCTGCACGACGTCGCCGAGATGGATGTGGTCGGCGAACAGCTCGCCAACAGCGAATATGTCGACGAGGAATCGCGCAAGACCGCGATCGAGAGGGCGCAGGAGATCGACGAGGTCGCCCGCCAGCGGGGCATGGGTGGAGACCTGAACAAATGA
- a CDS encoding TRAP transporter large permease, with translation MSDPALGLLMLGLIVVVIMLGFPTAFTLMGLGIVFGFIAFYDPTHLFADNKVFELMVQRTYGAMTNDVLISIPLFVLMGYVMERGALVDKMFYSIQLAFRNVPASLAVATLIVCTFWGIASGLVGAVVVLMGVIAFNPMLRAGYDVKLASGVITAGGTLGILIPPSVMIIVYAAVAGQSVVKLYAAAMFPGFFLSLLYLVYIVGWAMLNPKIAPPLPPEQTTVPVPDWMRKFQSAYGENMFVGLLKALGAPARAKTLRTDKGPVTYGALVKNFAASLVPFILTAGTLYLVWWYVVIHPQVAVEAAPEGLEQLGSAPAAAPSAPVDQGPGSSFYWWFAGIALLCAVWQVRYYARLNADRLEVIKLLSSSIMPLGILTVVVLAVILFGITTATESAAVGAAGAFLLAFQARTLDWKRTKEAVFLTAKTTAMVCWLFVGSALFSGVFAILGGQALVEHWVLSLNLSPVQFMILSQAIIFVLGWPLEWTEIIVIFVPIFLPLLKHFNIDPILWGTLVFVNLQAAFLSPPVAMSAFYLKGVAPKHVTLNQIFAGMMPYMLIVIVCMVIMYLWPGMTLWLPAYLYGGG, from the coding sequence ATGAGCGATCCAGCACTCGGGCTCCTGATGCTGGGGCTCATCGTCGTCGTCATCATGCTCGGCTTCCCGACGGCCTTCACCCTGATGGGGCTCGGCATCGTCTTCGGCTTCATCGCTTTCTACGACCCGACGCACCTGTTCGCCGACAACAAGGTGTTCGAATTGATGGTTCAGCGCACCTACGGTGCGATGACCAACGACGTGCTCATATCCATCCCGCTCTTCGTCTTGATGGGCTACGTGATGGAGCGCGGCGCGCTGGTCGACAAGATGTTCTATTCGATCCAGCTCGCCTTCCGGAACGTGCCGGCTTCGCTCGCGGTGGCGACGCTCATCGTGTGCACCTTCTGGGGCATTGCCTCGGGCCTGGTCGGCGCGGTGGTGGTGCTGATGGGCGTCATCGCCTTCAATCCGATGCTGCGCGCCGGCTACGATGTGAAGCTCGCCTCCGGCGTCATCACGGCGGGCGGCACGCTCGGCATCCTCATTCCGCCATCGGTGATGATCATCGTCTACGCGGCGGTCGCCGGGCAGTCGGTGGTCAAGCTCTACGCGGCGGCGATGTTCCCCGGCTTTTTCCTGTCGCTGCTCTATCTCGTCTACATCGTCGGCTGGGCGATGCTGAATCCGAAGATCGCGCCGCCCTTGCCGCCGGAGCAGACGACGGTTCCGGTGCCGGACTGGATGCGCAAATTCCAGTCCGCGTATGGCGAGAACATGTTCGTCGGGCTGTTGAAGGCGCTGGGTGCGCCGGCGCGGGCCAAGACGCTCCGGACCGACAAAGGGCCGGTTACCTACGGCGCGCTCGTCAAGAACTTCGCCGCGTCGCTGGTGCCCTTCATCCTGACGGCGGGCACGCTCTATCTCGTGTGGTGGTACGTGGTCATCCATCCGCAGGTGGCGGTGGAAGCCGCGCCGGAGGGCCTCGAGCAGCTCGGCTCTGCGCCTGCGGCGGCGCCTTCTGCGCCCGTCGATCAGGGACCGGGAAGCAGCTTCTACTGGTGGTTTGCCGGCATCGCCTTGCTCTGCGCCGTGTGGCAGGTGCGCTACTACGCGCGGCTGAACGCCGATCGGTTGGAGGTGATCAAGCTCCTGTCGTCGTCGATCATGCCGCTCGGCATCCTCACCGTCGTCGTGCTGGCGGTGATCCTGTTCGGCATCACGACGGCGACGGAGTCGGCCGCGGTCGGCGCGGCGGGCGCCTTCCTGCTCGCCTTTCAGGCGCGAACGCTGGACTGGAAGCGGACCAAGGAGGCGGTGTTCCTCACCGCCAAGACGACGGCGATGGTGTGCTGGCTGTTCGTCGGCTCGGCATTGTTCTCCGGCGTCTTCGCCATTCTCGGCGGCCAGGCGCTGGTCGAGCACTGGGTCCTGTCGCTGAACCTGTCGCCGGTGCAGTTCATGATCCTGTCACAGGCCATCATCTTCGTTCTCGGCTGGCCGCTGGAATGGACCGAGATCATCGTGATCTTCGTGCCGATCTTCCTGCCGCTGCTCAAGCACTTCAACATCGACCCGATACTTTGGGGCACGTTGGTCTTCGTCAACTTGCAGGCGGCGTTCCTGTCGCCGCCGGTCGCCATGTCGGCGTTCTATCTCAAGGGTGTGGCGCCCAAGCATGTGACGTTGAACCAGATCTTCGCCGGCATGATGCCCTATATGCTGATCGTGATCGTCTGCATGGTCATCATGTATCTCTGGCCAGGTATGACTCTTTGGCTGCCGGCCTATCTCTACGGCGGCGGTTGA
- a CDS encoding amidase, whose product MSSSDLIELTAAEAAADIARGAISAEDLTRACLDRIAATEPDIQAFVHVDADHALAQARALDRHKADGGRLGPLHGVPVGIKDIFDTADYPTECGSPVMAGRRPEADSTIVAKLREAGAVILGKTVTTEFAYFHPGKTRNPRDLTRTPGGSSSGSAAAVAAGMVPLAIGSQTNGSVIRPAAFCGVFGIKPTHGLISRAGALTLSGKLDHVGAFGRSVEDLALILDVLAGHDAADPDSRAYAAPAFRAAAAEEPQVPPRYAFVRTPMWDKADTEAQEAIEELAGAVGAEEADLPDGFAGAWEAQRVIMAADMAHNLGSFADEGPVSEKFAALIAEGRSVTAVQYLAALRDAEHYAEGLWGIFEQLADAIITLSAPGVAPLGQDATGDPVFCSLWTLVGFPALNLPLLMNDEDLPIGAQLIGAPGRDERLLRTANALIGAISD is encoded by the coding sequence TTGTCCTCATCCGATCTGATCGAACTCACGGCCGCCGAGGCCGCCGCCGACATTGCGCGTGGTGCCATCTCGGCGGAAGACCTGACCCGCGCATGCCTCGACCGCATCGCGGCCACCGAGCCCGACATTCAAGCCTTTGTCCACGTCGACGCGGACCATGCGTTGGCGCAAGCGCGGGCGCTCGACCGTCACAAGGCCGACGGCGGTCGGCTCGGCCCGCTGCACGGCGTACCGGTGGGCATCAAGGACATCTTCGATACGGCCGATTACCCGACCGAATGCGGCTCGCCGGTCATGGCCGGCCGCCGTCCGGAAGCCGACTCGACCATCGTCGCCAAGTTGCGCGAAGCGGGCGCTGTGATCCTCGGCAAGACGGTGACGACAGAGTTTGCTTACTTCCATCCCGGCAAGACGCGCAATCCACGCGATTTGACGCGCACACCCGGCGGCTCCTCGTCGGGCTCGGCCGCGGCGGTCGCGGCCGGCATGGTGCCGCTCGCCATCGGATCCCAGACCAACGGCTCGGTGATCCGTCCCGCCGCTTTCTGCGGCGTGTTCGGCATCAAGCCGACGCACGGCCTCATCTCGCGCGCCGGCGCGCTGACATTGTCGGGAAAGCTTGATCACGTCGGCGCCTTCGGCCGCTCGGTTGAGGACCTTGCTTTGATCCTCGACGTGCTCGCCGGCCACGATGCCGCCGATCCCGACAGCCGGGCCTATGCCGCGCCTGCTTTCCGCGCGGCGGCGGCGGAGGAGCCGCAGGTGCCGCCGCGCTACGCCTTCGTGCGCACGCCGATGTGGGACAAGGCCGATACCGAGGCGCAGGAGGCGATTGAAGAGCTGGCCGGCGCCGTCGGCGCCGAAGAAGCCGACCTGCCGGACGGCTTCGCCGGCGCGTGGGAAGCGCAGCGCGTCATCATGGCGGCCGACATGGCGCACAATCTTGGATCTTTCGCCGACGAAGGCCCGGTGAGCGAGAAGTTCGCCGCCTTGATCGCGGAAGGGCGTTCGGTCACCGCCGTGCAATATCTTGCGGCGCTGCGCGATGCCGAGCATTACGCGGAAGGCCTTTGGGGCATTTTCGAGCAACTCGCCGATGCGATCATCACACTATCGGCACCGGGCGTCGCACCGCTTGGACAGGACGCAACCGGCGATCCGGTGTTCTGTTCGCTATGGACCCTGGTCGGCTTTCCGGCGCTCAACCTTCCGCTGCTCATGAACGACGAAGACCTGCCGATCGGCGCGCAGCTCATCGGCGCACCGGGACGCGACGAGCGTCTGCTGCGCACCGCGAATGCGCTGATCGGGGCGATCAGCGATTAG
- a CDS encoding META domain-containing protein has product MKTYRLFHGSPALWRAVCCAVALTVLLPFCAHAADEFPFERELILDAKRMGPSKRFPMLTVEQNGNAVIDLWCKTVPGRIEITGGAIKIEAAPLPEELPSMIGPGQCTPERMQADQDLLTALTQVTEWQGKGDTVVLSGPAALRFHASSH; this is encoded by the coding sequence ATGAAAACTTATCGCCTGTTCCATGGCAGTCCGGCTCTATGGCGAGCGGTTTGTTGTGCCGTTGCGCTGACTGTTCTCCTGCCGTTTTGCGCACATGCGGCCGACGAGTTTCCTTTCGAGCGGGAGCTCATTCTGGATGCGAAGCGGATGGGGCCGTCGAAGCGCTTTCCGATGTTGACCGTTGAGCAGAATGGCAACGCGGTCATCGATCTGTGGTGCAAGACCGTGCCGGGCCGCATCGAAATCACCGGTGGCGCGATCAAGATCGAGGCCGCGCCGCTGCCGGAAGAATTGCCAAGCATGATAGGGCCGGGCCAATGCACGCCTGAGCGTATGCAGGCGGATCAGGATCTGCTGACGGCGCTGACGCAAGTCACCGAGTGGCAAGGCAAGGGCGACACCGTCGTTCTTAGCGGTCCGGCGGCGCTTCGCTTCCACGCTTCAAGCCACTGA
- a CDS encoding cation diffusion facilitator family transporter, translated as MAAKHSKTVVYAAFAGNLLVTLTKFVAAWWTGSSAMLSEAIHSVVDTGNQLLLLYGLHRADLPPDEQHPLGYGRELYFWSFVVALIIFTAGAGVAFYEGVQHIANPHKIVDPHVSYIVLGLSALFEGATWWIALRQFSKMKGDVGYFEAVRRSKDPPTFIVLFEDSAALIGLAIAFIGTFAAQTFDMPVLDGVASIGISILLGGIALVLARESKGLLIGEPASRRVSEAVYAIARGAPGVERVRIIFTVHLAPDQIVVALALEFNDALTTPEIETTIDTLERRIHEAQPDVVAVFVRPQPVEPQMPSVGRFLRRRKILGDLSGLKRGSEAPPDR; from the coding sequence ATGGCCGCTAAGCACTCAAAGACCGTCGTTTACGCGGCGTTCGCCGGCAATCTGCTGGTCACCCTCACCAAGTTCGTCGCTGCGTGGTGGACCGGCTCCTCGGCGATGCTGAGCGAAGCCATCCACTCGGTGGTCGACACCGGCAATCAACTGCTGCTGCTCTACGGCCTGCACCGCGCCGATCTGCCGCCGGACGAGCAGCACCCGCTCGGCTACGGCCGCGAGCTCTACTTCTGGAGCTTCGTCGTCGCGCTCATCATCTTCACCGCGGGCGCGGGCGTCGCCTTCTACGAAGGCGTGCAGCACATCGCCAATCCGCACAAAATCGTCGATCCGCACGTCAGCTATATCGTCCTCGGGCTATCGGCGCTGTTCGAAGGCGCCACATGGTGGATCGCGCTCCGCCAGTTCAGCAAGATGAAGGGCGATGTCGGCTATTTCGAAGCCGTCCGCCGCAGCAAGGACCCGCCGACCTTCATCGTCCTGTTCGAGGACAGCGCGGCCCTGATCGGCCTCGCCATCGCCTTCATCGGCACCTTCGCGGCGCAGACCTTCGACATGCCGGTTCTCGACGGCGTTGCGTCGATCGGCATCAGCATTCTGCTCGGCGGCATCGCACTGGTGCTGGCGCGCGAAAGCAAAGGGCTGCTGATCGGCGAGCCGGCCAGCCGCCGCGTAAGCGAGGCCGTCTACGCGATTGCCCGCGGCGCGCCCGGCGTCGAGCGCGTACGCATCATCTTTACCGTGCATCTTGCACCGGACCAGATCGTCGTGGCGCTCGCGCTCGAATTCAACGATGCGCTGACGACGCCCGAAATCGAGACGACCATCGACACGCTCGAGCGGCGCATTCACGAGGCGCAGCCGGACGTGGTCGCGGTCTTCGTCCGGCCGCAGCCGGTCGAGCCGCAAATGCCGTCCGTCGGCCGCTTCCTCCGCCGCCGAAAGATTCTCGGCGATCTCAGTGGCTTGAAGCGTGGAAGCGAAGCGCCGCCGGACCGCTAA